The following nucleotide sequence is from Dyella sp. BiH032.
TTCCTCGCCCGCCGGTTCGGCTGGCAGAGCCGGCTGGGCGGCGTGCTGGATGCGGTCGCCGACAAAACACTGTTAATCAGCTGCTTCGTGCTGCTGGCCGTGGAGGGCCTCGTGCCGTGGTGGCTGGCAGGCTTGGTATGCGGGCGGGACCTGGTGATCGCGGTCGGCGCGCTGGCGTGGCGGTTGCTGATCGGCGTGCTCAGGCCCGAGCCCAGCTACCTGTCCAAAGCCTGCACGCTGCTGCAGATTCTGTATCTGCTCGCGGTCCTGGCCGCGGCGGCCGGGTGGCCGGTGCCACCGCTCGTGCCGTTGGCCGGAGTGGTCGCCGCCCTATGTGTCGCCAGCGGCGCCGACTATGTCTGGCGCTGGTCCCGGCGCGCCCGCCTGG
It contains:
- a CDS encoding CDP-alcohol phosphatidyltransferase family protein: MPDSRPSPWRHLPNAITVSRVVLVLPIGWAILSREPKSALFLIALAGFTDGLDGFLARRFGWQSRLGGVLDAVADKTLLISCFVLLAVEGLVPWWLAGLVCGRDLVIAVGALAWRLLIGVLRPEPSYLSKACTLLQILYLLAVLAAAAGWPVPPLVPLAGVVAALCVASGADYVWRWSRRARLALSQRADGGSR